A portion of the Homalodisca vitripennis isolate AUS2020 chromosome 2, UT_GWSS_2.1, whole genome shotgun sequence genome contains these proteins:
- the LOC124356350 gene encoding protein FAM98B-like: MNSLCVVVVAAVVAVCLADPEPGQFGGQGFGGGFGGQQRGAPYGAGTWAGNGGRQGRSQGGFGGQGGFGGQGGFGGQGGYGGQGGHGGQGQGFGGQGRGFGQQRGAPYGAGTFADRG, encoded by the exons ATGAATTCC CTGTGCGTAGTCGTGGTAGCTGCAGTGGTGGCCGTCTGTCTCGCAGACCCTGAGCCCGGTCAATTTGGCGGCCAAGGTTTCGGTGGAGGTTTTGGTGGCCAACAGCGAGGGGCGCCCTATGGAGCCGGAACTTGGGCGGGCAACGGCGGAAGACAGGGTCGCTCTCAGGGAGGCTTTGGAGGACAAGGTGGCTTTGGAGGACAGGGTGGTTTTGGAGGACAAGGAGGCTATGGAGGACAAGGAGGTCACGGTGGACAAGGACAAGGATTTGGTGGCCAAGGAAGGGGATTCGGCCAGCAGAGAGGAGCACCATACGGAGCTGGCACTTTTGCGGACAGGGGATAG
- the LOC124356349 gene encoding single-stranded DNA-binding protein-like, giving the protein MIKAELHSQSKLHRQTPTTMNSLCVVMVAAVVAVCLAEPEPGQFGGQGFGGGQRPGGAGGFGGQQGGAPYGAGTWAANGGRQGRSQGGFGGQGGFGGQGGFGGQGKLRGTRTRVWWSGKRIRPAGRNTLRGWYLGEQGVKGGKL; this is encoded by the exons ATGATCAAAGCTGAACTGCACAGTCAGTCCAAGCTTCACAGACAGACACCTACAACCATGAATTCC CTGTGTGTAGTCATGGTGGCCGCAGTGGTGGCAGTATGTCTGGCGGAGCCTGAGCCCGGTCAGTTCGGTGGCCAAGGTTTCGGCGGAGGCCAAAGACCCGGTGGTGCCGGAGGATTTGGTGGCCAGCAGGGAGGCGCGCCCTACGGAGCCGGCACCTGGGCTGCCAATGGTGGTAGACAAGGTCGCTCTCAGGGAGGCTTTGGAGGTCAAGGCGGTTTTGGAGGTCAAGGAGGCTTTGGAGGACAAGGGAAGTTACGGGGGACAAGGACAAGGGTTTGGTGGTCAGGGAAGAGGATTCGGCCAGCAGGGAGGAACACCCTACGGGGCTGGTACCTGGGCGAACAGGGGGTAAAAGGAGGAAAGCTCTGA
- the LOC124356348 gene encoding heterogeneous nuclear ribonucleoprotein A1-like, which produces MNSLCVVVVAAVVAVCLAEPEPGQFGGQGFGGSGGFGGQQRGAPYGAGTWAGNGGGRQGRSQGGFGGGFGGQGGFGGQGGFGGQGGHGGQGFGGQGRGFGQQRGAPYGAGTWAGGQQQGGFGGRW; this is translated from the exons ATGAATTCC CTGTGTGTAGTCGTGGTGGCCGCAGTCGTGGCAGTATGTCTGGCGGAGCCTGAGCCCGGTCAGTTCGGTGGCCAAGGTTTCGGCGGTTCCGGAGGTTTTGGTGGCCAACAACGAGGAGCGCCTTACGGAGCCGGGACCTGGGCAGGCAACGGTGGCGGCAGACAGGGCCGCTCTCAGGGAGGTTTCGGGGGTGGCTTTGGAGGCCAAGGAGGTTTTGGAGGGCAAGGAGGCTTTGGAGGACAGGGAGGTCATGGAGGACAAGGATTTGGTGGACAGGGGAGAGGGTTCGGCCAGCAGAGAGGAGCACCCTACGGTGCCGGCACTTGGGCCGGTGGTCAGCAACAGGGAGGCTTCGGAGGCCGCTGGTAA